A genomic window from Lentibacter algarum includes:
- a CDS encoding site-specific integrase produces the protein MRQARIVTDTEQKRINTYLNTRRHALRDQTIFAVSFNAGLRAMEIAALTVGDAYTDDGTISDVIYLTTTKGGYARRVFVNKRLHTALRRYSACINTNIPHKPLFPSQKGGHFSGNTMCQLFLEVYAACGIHGASSHSGRRTMITRLADKGISVHVLAAIAGHRNIATTQRYLTVNDAMIARAVELV, from the coding sequence ATGCGGCAGGCACGTATTGTAACAGACACAGAACAAAAACGGATCAACACTTATCTCAACACACGCCGTCATGCACTGCGAGATCAAACCATCTTTGCTGTCAGCTTCAATGCTGGACTGCGTGCAATGGAGATTGCCGCACTCACTGTGGGTGATGCATACACTGATGATGGCACAATAAGTGATGTGATCTATCTCACCACCACCAAGGGCGGATATGCGCGAAGGGTGTTTGTGAACAAACGCCTGCACACTGCACTCCGGCGATACAGTGCATGCATCAACACCAATATTCCCCACAAACCACTGTTCCCCAGTCAAAAGGGTGGGCACTTTTCAGGCAACACCATGTGTCAGCTATTCTTAGAGGTGTACGCTGCTTGTGGGATCCATGGTGCAAGCAGCCACAGTGGTAGACGCACTATGATCACTCGATTGGCGGACAAAGGCATCAGTGTACATGTGTTGGCAGCTATTGCTGGGCACAGAAACATTGCCACCACTCAGCGCTACCTAACAGTCAACGACGCCATGATTGCACGTGCTGTGGAACTGGTGTGA
- a CDS encoding DUF6626 family protein, with the protein MAEKLTIENICNLVIAEGLADNEQDFCERWLCRGEGYMRTLRFRGLQPSTDALAVCANKLGFYADAFLSSGRNYSVQTGKNLRQLQQLCEHELTQAAKSKWQGYSIQ; encoded by the coding sequence ATGGCTGAAAAATTAACGATTGAGAACATCTGCAATCTGGTCATTGCTGAGGGCTTGGCTGACAACGAACAAGACTTTTGTGAGCGTTGGCTTTGTCGAGGCGAAGGGTATATGCGCACATTGCGCTTTAGGGGACTGCAACCCAGCACTGATGCTTTGGCTGTGTGTGCCAACAAGTTGGGATTTTATGCAGATGCGTTTTTGTCCAGTGGTCGCAATTACTCAGTGCAGACAGGCAAGAACCTCAGGCAGTTGCAGCAGCTGTGTGAGCACGAACTAACTCAAGCAGCAAAGAGCAAATGGCAGGGGTACAGCATCCAATGA